Proteins encoded together in one Desulfovibrio sp. UCD-KL4C window:
- a CDS encoding SO_0444 family Cu/Zn efflux transporter — protein sequence MIDILTRIVFESWEVLLQSAPFILFGFFIAGLLKAFVGPEFISKNLGSGKTSDIFKASLLGVPIPLCSCGVIPAAAQLRQQGASKGATTSFLISTPETGVDSIAVTYALLDPIMTILRPVAAFFTAVIAGIMVDRGEKKNGHTSPLIPDAILFQHDHNHGHTHDHSHDKEQSCSDSSCCSGCGCEESEAPSTFMGKISNGMKYSFGNLLQDIGTWFIFGVILAGMFGALIPDGFIERNLGDGFLPLLIMLAAAVPLYVCATASTPIAAALALKGLSPGAALVFLLAGPATNAASFTVVAKLLGKRSAFIYLGTIIVCSLALGMLTNWVYYSLGLSITDWVQSGAEDVHGLFYTISAILLVGLIAVPKTISIIKGNSGSAHSH from the coding sequence ATGATCGATATTTTAACTAGAATTGTATTTGAGTCATGGGAAGTGCTGCTTCAATCCGCACCTTTCATACTTTTCGGATTTTTTATTGCAGGACTTCTCAAAGCATTTGTGGGACCGGAATTTATTTCTAAAAATTTAGGATCCGGCAAAACATCTGACATATTCAAAGCATCGCTTCTAGGTGTTCCCATTCCGCTTTGCAGTTGTGGTGTAATCCCAGCCGCAGCACAATTAAGACAACAGGGAGCAAGCAAAGGGGCCACAACCTCATTTCTGATTTCTACCCCGGAAACAGGCGTTGACTCAATAGCTGTAACATACGCACTGCTCGATCCGATTATGACAATATTAAGACCTGTTGCAGCATTTTTTACTGCCGTAATTGCTGGGATAATGGTTGATAGAGGTGAGAAAAAGAACGGACACACCTCTCCACTAATACCTGATGCGATTCTTTTTCAACATGACCATAATCACGGACACACTCATGACCATTCCCACGACAAAGAACAAAGCTGTTCAGACTCAAGTTGCTGCTCAGGTTGCGGCTGTGAAGAATCAGAAGCGCCTTCAACGTTCATGGGGAAAATTTCAAATGGGATGAAATACTCATTCGGTAACTTACTACAGGATATCGGAACATGGTTTATCTTCGGAGTTATTCTGGCAGGTATGTTCGGCGCACTTATTCCTGACGGATTTATTGAAAGAAATCTAGGAGACGGCTTTCTGCCATTATTAATCATGCTTGCAGCGGCTGTTCCACTCTATGTATGCGCAACAGCATCTACTCCGATTGCAGCAGCACTGGCTCTAAAAGGCCTTTCACCCGGAGCAGCGTTGGTATTCCTGCTTGCAGGACCGGCTACAAACGCAGCATCCTTTACAGTTGTGGCCAAACTTCTGGGCAAACGCTCTGCTTTTATCTATCTTGGAACAATAATAGTTTGTTCACTTGCCCTTGGCATGCTGACAAACTGGGTGTACTATTCACTTGGACTCAGCATAACCGACTGGGTTCAAAGCGGAGCTGAAGATGTTCATGG
- a CDS encoding helix-turn-helix transcriptional regulator, translating to MNDHTDSCCGHNPNLDAVDIAKGKMCSKQTMEDIAETFKILGEPVRITILHALSIRELCVCDLAEILEMSHSAVSHQLRILRSARMVRFEKQGRKALYRLDDSHVETIIQTALAHLTNEGCVPDRREK from the coding sequence ATGAATGACCATACCGACTCATGTTGCGGACATAATCCAAATCTTGATGCAGTAGATATTGCCAAAGGTAAGATGTGCTCCAAACAAACAATGGAAGATATTGCTGAAACTTTTAAAATTCTTGGTGAACCGGTAAGAATCACAATTTTACACGCACTCTCAATACGGGAGCTATGCGTATGCGACCTTGCGGAGATTTTAGAGATGAGCCATTCAGCTGTTTCCCATCAACTTAGAATTCTCCGCTCTGCCCGAATGGTTCGTTTTGAAAAGCAAGGGCGAAAAGCTTTATACAGGCTCGATGACAGCCACGTCGAAACAATAATTCAAACTGCGCTGGCACATCTTACAAACGAAGGATGCGTACCAGACAGGAGAGAAAAATGA